Proteins from a genomic interval of Trifolium pratense cultivar HEN17-A07 linkage group LG6, ARS_RC_1.1, whole genome shotgun sequence:
- the LOC123892682 gene encoding inositol transporter 1-like encodes MVVGLPVNMAGSSGYLEMHPERKISMFQNPYILGTTFAAGIGGLLFGYDTGVISGALLYIKEDFDMVKKSNFIQELIVGMALLGAIFGAAIGGVINDALGRKIATITADINFIVGSLIMAAAPNPYVIIAGRFLVGFGVGMASVTAPVYIAEASPTEIRGGLVSANNLMITGGQFLSFVVNYGLTRVPGTWRWMLGIAGTPAVVQLILMTILPESPRWLYMKSRKEEATRVLSKIYESPRLEDEIQLLEDSLEKELKSMAKVQYSDVFKQKEIRMAFICGAGLQAFQQFAGISIVMYYSPTIIQMAGFKSNQAALFLSLIVSGMNAAGSVLGIYLIDQLGRKKLALGSLVGVIGALIVLSVSCYIIGHGNTNKLYGELAVFGLALYIAFFAPGMGPVPWTVNSEIYPEEYRGMCGGMSATVNWVCSVIMSTSFLSVVDAIGLGQSFMVLLAVSIVALGFIIFYMPETKGLTFEEVNLLWKERAYGKNYNKESHAEKASE; translated from the coding sequence ATGGTTGTTGGATTGCCAGTGAATATGGCCGGAAGCTCCGGCTACCTTGAGATGCATCCTGAACGCAAAATCTCCATGTTCCAAAACCCATACATTCTTGGAACCACATTTGCCGCAGGCATTGGTGGTCTTCTCTTTGGCTATGACACTGGTGTCATCTCCGGTGCGCTTCTATACATAAAAGAGGATTTTGATATGGTCAAGAAAAGCAACTTCATTCAAGAGTTAATCGTAGGAATGGCGTTGTTGGGTGCAATCTTCGGTGCTGCCATTGGAGGTGTAATAAACGATGCTTTGGGGCGTAAAATAGCCACTATTACCGCAGACATTAACTTCATTGTTGGTTCTCTTATAATGGCTGCTGCCCCAAATCCATATGTTATAATAGCAGGTCGGTTTCTTGTTGGTTTTGGTGTGGGTATGGCATCTGTAACTGCTCCCGTTTATATCGCGGAAGCATCTCCCACGGAAATTAGAGGTGGATTGGTGAGTGCAAATAATCTTATGATTACTGGAGGACAATTTCTTTCATTTGTTGTGAATTATGGTTTGACAAGAGTTCCCGGTACATGGCGATGGATGCTTGGTATTGCTGGCACACCTGCTGTTGTTCAACTTATTCTCATGACTATTCTCCCTGAATCACCAAGATGGCTTTACATGAAGAGTAGGAAAGAAGAAGCAACCCGTGTTCTTTCCAAGATATACGAGTCTCCTCGATTGGAAGATGAGATTCAACTTTTGGAAGATAGTTTGGAGAAAGAACTTAAAAGTATGGCTAAAGTTCAGTACAGTGATGTTTTCAAGCAAAAGGAAATTAGAATGGCGTTTATATGTGGTGCTGGACTTCAGGCTTTCCAGCAATTTGCTGGAATTAGCATTGTTATGTATTACAGTCCTACCATTATTCAAATGGCTGGATTCAAATCAAACCAAGCAGCTCTTTTCCTTTCCCTTATTGTATCTGGCATGAATGCTGCAGGATCTGTTCTTGGAATTTACCTTATTGACCAATTGGGTAGGAAAAAGCTTGCTCTTGGTAGTTTAGTTGGTGTTATTGGAGCATTGATAGTTCTGTCGGTATCATGCTATATTATAGGACACGGAAATACAAATAAACTATATGGTGAACTTGCTGTTTTTGGTTTGGCTTTGTATATTGCTTTCTTTGCACCTGGAATGGGACCTGTACCTTGGACTGTTAACTCTGAGATTTATCCTGAAGAATATAGAGGTATGTGTGGTGGTATGTCTGCAACTGTTAACTGGGTTTGCAGTGTCATTATGTCTACCAGCTTCCTTTCTGTTGTCGATGCTATTGGGCTTGGTCAGAGTTTCATGGTTCTATTGGCTGTGTCTATTGTTGCTCTTGGATTTATAATATTCTACATGCCAGAGACCAAAGGATTGACGTTCGAAGAAGTCAATTTATTATGGAAGGAGAGAGCCTATGGGAAGAACTACAACAAAGAAAGTCACGCGGAGAAAGcaagtgaatga
- the LOC123893146 gene encoding protein SCO1 homolog 1, mitochondrial-like — MASLISTKTNHFRYASRSLISHLLRNPTPTSSLLSPSLSPHLSPHPRQVENQGYGNGSFMLYQRFLSSTSNQDKPPLSNNNNNSVKDDPGQGKESGGEKEQKSDAGKSIRGSPVSWLSLVFLVLTGAGLVYYYDKQKKLHIEEIHSASEAVKQGAVKQGPSAGKAAIGGPFELTNHHGKRVTEKDFVGRWTLMYFGFTHCPDICPEELQKLVDAVDKIKEKSGIQTVPVFISVDPERDTVEQVAEYVKEFHPKLIGLTGSVEEIKSVARAYRVYYMKTAEEDSDYLVDHSIVIYLMAPDMGFVKFFGKNNDVDSLTDGVIKEIKQYYKK; from the exons atGGCGTCCCTCATATCCACCAAAACCAACCACTTTCGCTACGCTTCTCGCTCTCTCATCTCTCACCTTCTCCGCAATCCCACACCCACTTCCTCTCTTCTTTCACCATCACTCTCTCCTCACCTTTCACCGCACCCTCGCCAA GTTGAGAATCAAGGTTATGGTAATGGGTCGTTTATGCTATATCAGAGATTTCTATCTAGTACTTCTAATCAAGATAAACCACCAttgagtaataataataataattcagttAAAGATGATCCTGGTCAAGGAAAAGAATCTGGTGGGGAAAAGGAACAGAAAAGTGATGCCGGCAAATCTATTCGTGGATCG CCGGTTTCTTGGTTGAGTTTAGTTTTTCTGGTTTTAACTGGAGCTGGATTGGTATATTACTATGACAAGCAAAAGAAACTACATATAGAAG AAATACATAGTGCTTCAGAGGCAGTTAAGCAAGGAGCAGTTAAGCAAGGACCATCTGCAGGAAAAGCTGCGATTGGGGGTCCATTTGAGCTCACCAACCATCACGGAAAACGTGTAACTGAAAAGGACTTCGTGGGTAGATGGACATTAATGTATTTTGGTTTTACTCACTGCCCAGATATCTGTCCTGAGGAACTACAGAAGTTAGTAGATGCAGTTGATAAAATAA AGGAGAAATCTGGAATTCAAACTGTGCCGGTTTTTATCTCTGTTGATCCTGAGAGGGATACTGTTGAACAAGTGGCTGAATATGTCAAAG aatTTCATCCAAAGTTAATTGGATTAACCGGTAGTGTAGAGGAGATAAAAAGTGTTGCCCGTGCATATCGCGTTTATTATATGAAGACAGCAGAGGAAGACTCGGATTATCTTGTTGATCACTCTATTGTCAT ATACTTGATGGCGCCTGACATGGGATTTGTAAAGTTTTTCGGCAAGAACAATGACGTTGACTCACTTACTGATGGAGTAATTAAGGAGATAAAGCAGTATTATAAGAAGTAA
- the LOC123893271 gene encoding uncharacterized protein LOC123893271, protein MAGGGNILARAISYLVNEVVVTGLANSPAFQRFAVRTSKNIEVISKKADQKRQEFAEHLSKLESFKNQQ, encoded by the exons ATGGCTGGAGGTGGCAATATTTTGGCTAGGGCTATTTCTTACTTGGTCAATGAAGTGGTTGTTACTGGTCTTGCCAACag CCCTGCATTTCAGAGGTTTGCAGTGAGGACATCAAAGAATATTGAAGTTATTTCAAAAAAAG CTGATCAGAAGCGACAAGAGTTTGCTGAGCACCTAAGCAAATTGGAG TCTTTCAAGAACCAGCAGTGA
- the LOC123893261 gene encoding protein trichome birefringence-like 3 isoform X1 has translation MIPSGIMKVHRGKMPFSIIIITICVLVFIVVLYAERLSFISSNSIFKFKPCPRKNTKPNKPKSTGDKKVDEEIVNTTWIDDRFEFDSEECNIANGKWVFNQSIKPIYTDITCPYIDRQFSCIKNGRNDSDYQHWEWQPEDCTLPSFNPMLALKKLQGKRLLFVGDSLQRNQWESFICLVEWIIPEKKKSMHRGLVHSVFKAKEYNATIEFYWAPYLVESNTDIKIIGDTKKRIIKVDAIKERATNWTGVDILVFNTYVWWMSGARIKSLWGSFANGQEGYEEFDTPVAYKLALKTWANWVDSTINPNKTRVFFTTMSPTHTRSQDWGNMKDEKCFNETKPVRKKKHWGTGSDKRIMSVVAKVVKKMKVPVTFINITQISEYRIDGHSSVYTENGGKLLSEEERTNPQNADCIHWCLPGVPDTWNQIFLALL, from the exons ATGATCCCTTCTGGAATAATGAAGGTTCATAGAGGAAAAATGCCTTTCTCCATCATTATCATCACAATTTGTGTTCTTGTTTTCATAGTTGTTTTGTATGCTGAGAGACTCAGTTTTATTTCTTCCAACTCCATTTTCAAGTTTAAACCTTGTCCAAGAAAGAACACTAAACCAAATAAACCAAAATCAA CAGGTGATAAAAAAGTTGATGAGGAGATTGTAAATACAACATGGATTGATGACAGATTTGAATTTGACTCAGAAGAATGCAACATTGCCAATGGAAAATGGGTTTTTAACCAATCAATAAAACCTATCTACACTGACATAACTTGTCCATATATAGATAGACAATTTTCTTGTATAAAAAATGGTAGAAATGATTCTGATTACCAACATTGGGAATGGCAGCCAGAAGATTGTACCTTGCCAAG ttttaaTCCTATGTTGGCACTTAAAAAGCTTCAAGGGAAAAGGTTACTATTTGTAGGGGATTCACTGCAAAGAAATCAATGGGAATCTTTTATCTGTTTGGTAGAATGGATTATACCTGAAAAGAAGAAATCTATGCATAGAGGACTTGTTCATTCAGTCTTCAAAGCTAAG GAATACAATGCTACTATAGAATTCTATTGGGCCCCATATTTGGTAGAATCCAACACTGACATAAAAATCATTGGAGATACAAAGAAAAGGATAATTAAAGTTGATGCTATTAAAGAGAGAGCAACAAATTGGACAGGAGTAGATATCCTTGTTTTCAATACCTATGTTTGGTGGATGAGTGGTGCTAGGATTAAATCATT ATGGGGTTCATTTGCTAATGGACAAGAAGGGTATGAAGAATTTGACACACCAGTTGCTTACAAGTTAGCTTTGAAGACTTGGGCTAATTGGGTTGACTCAACtatcaatccaaacaaaactAGAGTCTTCTTCACAACAATGTCACCTACACATACAAG GAGTCAAGATTGGGGGAACATGAAAGATGAAAAATGCTTCAATGAGACAAAACCAGTAAGAAAAAAGAAGCATTGGGGAACAGGTTCTGATAAACGAATAATGAGTGTGGTAGCAAAAGTtgtgaagaaaatgaaagttcCAGTTACATTTATCAACATAACACAAATATCAGAATATAGAATTGATGGTCATTCTTCAGTGTATACTGAAAATGGAGGAAAATTATtaagtgaagaagaaagaactaATCCACAAAATGCAGATTGTATACATTGGTGTTTGCCTGGTGTTCCTGATACTTGGAATCAAATATTTTTGGCATTGTTGTAA
- the LOC123893261 gene encoding protein trichome birefringence-like 3 isoform X2 — protein sequence MIPSGIMKVHRGKMPFSIIIITICVLVFIVVLYAERLSFISSNSIFKFKPCPRKNTKPNKPKSSDKKVDEEIVNTTWIDDRFEFDSEECNIANGKWVFNQSIKPIYTDITCPYIDRQFSCIKNGRNDSDYQHWEWQPEDCTLPSFNPMLALKKLQGKRLLFVGDSLQRNQWESFICLVEWIIPEKKKSMHRGLVHSVFKAKEYNATIEFYWAPYLVESNTDIKIIGDTKKRIIKVDAIKERATNWTGVDILVFNTYVWWMSGARIKSLWGSFANGQEGYEEFDTPVAYKLALKTWANWVDSTINPNKTRVFFTTMSPTHTRSQDWGNMKDEKCFNETKPVRKKKHWGTGSDKRIMSVVAKVVKKMKVPVTFINITQISEYRIDGHSSVYTENGGKLLSEEERTNPQNADCIHWCLPGVPDTWNQIFLALL from the exons ATGATCCCTTCTGGAATAATGAAGGTTCATAGAGGAAAAATGCCTTTCTCCATCATTATCATCACAATTTGTGTTCTTGTTTTCATAGTTGTTTTGTATGCTGAGAGACTCAGTTTTATTTCTTCCAACTCCATTTTCAAGTTTAAACCTTGTCCAAGAAAGAACACTAAACCAAATAAACCAAAATCAA GTGATAAAAAAGTTGATGAGGAGATTGTAAATACAACATGGATTGATGACAGATTTGAATTTGACTCAGAAGAATGCAACATTGCCAATGGAAAATGGGTTTTTAACCAATCAATAAAACCTATCTACACTGACATAACTTGTCCATATATAGATAGACAATTTTCTTGTATAAAAAATGGTAGAAATGATTCTGATTACCAACATTGGGAATGGCAGCCAGAAGATTGTACCTTGCCAAG ttttaaTCCTATGTTGGCACTTAAAAAGCTTCAAGGGAAAAGGTTACTATTTGTAGGGGATTCACTGCAAAGAAATCAATGGGAATCTTTTATCTGTTTGGTAGAATGGATTATACCTGAAAAGAAGAAATCTATGCATAGAGGACTTGTTCATTCAGTCTTCAAAGCTAAG GAATACAATGCTACTATAGAATTCTATTGGGCCCCATATTTGGTAGAATCCAACACTGACATAAAAATCATTGGAGATACAAAGAAAAGGATAATTAAAGTTGATGCTATTAAAGAGAGAGCAACAAATTGGACAGGAGTAGATATCCTTGTTTTCAATACCTATGTTTGGTGGATGAGTGGTGCTAGGATTAAATCATT ATGGGGTTCATTTGCTAATGGACAAGAAGGGTATGAAGAATTTGACACACCAGTTGCTTACAAGTTAGCTTTGAAGACTTGGGCTAATTGGGTTGACTCAACtatcaatccaaacaaaactAGAGTCTTCTTCACAACAATGTCACCTACACATACAAG GAGTCAAGATTGGGGGAACATGAAAGATGAAAAATGCTTCAATGAGACAAAACCAGTAAGAAAAAAGAAGCATTGGGGAACAGGTTCTGATAAACGAATAATGAGTGTGGTAGCAAAAGTtgtgaagaaaatgaaagttcCAGTTACATTTATCAACATAACACAAATATCAGAATATAGAATTGATGGTCATTCTTCAGTGTATACTGAAAATGGAGGAAAATTATtaagtgaagaagaaagaactaATCCACAAAATGCAGATTGTATACATTGGTGTTTGCCTGGTGTTCCTGATACTTGGAATCAAATATTTTTGGCATTGTTGTAA
- the LOC123889862 gene encoding beta-glucosidase 11-like — protein sequence MHISLINCQKNTAESRSKNNMALILKIFALTELLTIATVLVVIILLLPGTAYSLSRDEFPSDFVFGASTSAYQVEGAANEDGRKPSIWDTFAHGGNANMYKGDGDVACDEYHKYKEDVQLMANISLDAYRFSISWSRLIPDGKGPINPKGLQYYNNLINELISHGIQPHITLHHWDLPQALEDEYEGWISKKIVKDFTAYADVCFREFGDRVKYWTTLNEANMQAMFGYALGIIPPQRCSTSTSTSTLSLDPSFVANCSKGNSSTEPYLAVHHMLLAHASAARLYNKKYKGLQHGFIGFNLLTIGFVPLTNTTDDIIATRRAQDFIMGWILNPLTFGDYPDTMKRNVGSRLPSFTEKESNLMKSSIDFLGINFYNSLYVKNYPPESKNMEDRDYMQDMAVELITRLIENDTSIDEVLDSLKNGYGNFPIYIHENGYKTLRNSSLNDWPRVKYLHKYIGTIANAIRSGSNIKGYFVWSLLDVFEILSGYEGSFGLYYIDLNDPNLQRQPKLSAKWYSNFLKNKTMDLKITMEIENDTPLPLEN from the exons ATGCATATAAGCTTGATTAATTGTCAGAAAAACACAGCTGAAAGCAGAAGCAAAAACAACATGGCTTTGATCTTGAAGATTTTTGCTTTGACAGAGTTATTAACTATTGCAACAGTGTTAGTAGTAATCATCCTCCTCCTTCCTGGTACTGCTTATAGTTTAAGCAGAGATGAATTCCCTTCTGACTTTGTGTTTGGTGCATCAACCTCAGCTTACCAA GTTGAAGGTGCAGCAAATGAAGATGGCAGGAAACCAAGCATATGGGATACCTTTGCCCATGGAGGAAATG ctAATATGTACAAGGGTGATGGAGATGTTGCATGTGATGAATATCACAAATATAAG GAAGATGTGCAACTCATGGCCAATATCAGTTTAGATGCCTATCGATTTTCAATATCATGGTCAAGACTTATTCCAG ATGGGAAAGGACCAATAAATCCTAAAGGACTTCAATATTACAACAATCTTATAAATGAACTGATAAGCCACG GAATCCAACCACATATTACATTGCACCATTGGGATCTACCACAAGCACTTGAGGACGAATACGAAGGAtggattagtaaaaaaattgt GAAAGATTTCACAGCATATGCTGATGTATGTTTCAGAGAATTTGGTGATAGAGTTAAGTATTGGACGACCCTGAATGAGGCGAATATGCAAGCAATGTTTGGCTATGCTTTGGGAATAATACCACCACAGAGGTGTTCTACTTCTACTTCTACTTCTACTTTATCTCTAGATCCTTCTTTTGTAGCTAACTGCTCAAAGGGAAATTCCTCAACTGAGCCATATTTGGCGGTTCATCATATGTTGTTAGCACATGCTTCAGCTGCAAGATTGTATAATAAGAAATATAAG GGTTTGCAACATGGTTTTATTGGGTTTAATCTTCTTACTATTGGTTTTGTTCCACTGACAAATACTACTGACGATATAATTGCGACTCGAAGGGCACAAGACTTCATAATGGGGTG GATTCTAAATCCATTAACATTTGGTGATTATCCTGATACAATGAAAAGGAATGTTGGATCAAGGCTTCCTTCTTTCACCGAAAAAGAATCAAATCTGATGAAGAGCTCAATTGACTTCTTAGGAATAAACTTTTACAACTCATTATATGTTAAGAACTATCCTCCTGAAAGCAAAAACATGGAGGATAGAGATTACATGCAAGATATGGCAGTTGAACTAATTACAA GACTCATTGAAAATGATACATCTATAGATGAG GTGCTAGATTCTTTGAAGAATGGTTATGGAAATTTTCCAATTTACATACATGAAAATG GCTACAAAACACTTCGTAATTCATCATTGAATGATTGGCCTAGGGTGAAGTACTTGCATAAATACATTGGGACCATAGCTAATGCAATAAg GAGTGGATCAAATATAAAAGGTTATTTTGTATGGTCCTTGTTGGATGTGTTTGAAATATTGAGTGGATATGAAGGAAGTTTTGGGCTATACTACATAGATTTGAATGATCCAAACTTGCAGAGACAACCTAAGCTCTCTGCTAAATGGTACTCAAATTTTCTGAAAAATAAGACTATGGATCTAAAGATTACCATGGAAATTGAGAATGATACACCATTGCCTTTAGAGAATTAG